The Brachyspira aalborgi genome has a segment encoding these proteins:
- a CDS encoding YraN family protein, translating to MKNNKIIGNEGEEIALKYLEKLGFKLLERNFRGKNRGEIDLVMTKGVVIVFIEVKYRRQGSFGYSADSISERKKKKLYETAEEYLINSGLGLNQKCSFGAVLIDDTLNGREISFIEDIFI from the coding sequence ATGAAAAACAATAAAATTATAGGCAATGAAGGAGAAGAAATTGCCTTAAAATATCTCGAAAAACTTGGATTTAAATTACTTGAAAGAAATTTTAGAGGAAAGAATCGAGGAGAGATAGATTTAGTAATGACAAAAGGAGTTGTTATTGTGTTTATTGAAGTAAAATATCGAAGACAGGGAAGTTTTGGATATTCGGCGGACTCTATATCGGAGCGTAAAAAAAAGAAATTATACGAAACCGCGGAAGAATACTTAATTAATAGTGGATTAGGTTTAAATCAAAAATGTTCCTTTGGGGCTGTTTTAATAGACGATACCCTTAATGGCAGAGAAATATCTTTTATAGAAGATATATTTATTTAG
- a CDS encoding WESB_1763 family membrane protein, producing MFYILKNKIANNNSFIKGYNFWTNALIIAVIINFLFFRTLFLNIEENSFFYLINYIIEYGIFLAFFLLLFYKFYNYLFNSQISDGILGIIFLIFGVLKLYISDINIYNITELLFFIFTFLITIKTLLPLILLKNINELQRGAYIFILISLGFSNLNYIILSANKIIDNDIMHYISLYLIEYKGKVSSISFIIIMIGYIIIFAKRMIKKNIYKYFIFILVFTIVFILKSKYSYHLIIISFYNALGIGLSFPFILYVGIIFMFLIILFGYLTDSIISKKYSAEFLVFTLFILAGLDMSGFTLRLMSIFSIIEMSEMVELIEIKDKEL from the coding sequence ATGTTTTATATTTTAAAAAACAAAATTGCAAATAATAACTCGTTTATAAAAGGGTATAATTTTTGGACAAATGCGCTTATTATAGCCGTTATTATTAATTTTCTTTTTTTTAGAACTCTATTTTTAAATATAGAAGAAAATTCTTTTTTTTATTTAATAAATTATATTATAGAATACGGAATATTTTTAGCTTTCTTTTTACTTCTATTTTATAAATTTTATAATTATCTTTTTAACTCTCAAATATCAGACGGAATTTTAGGAATAATTTTTTTAATATTTGGAGTATTAAAATTATATATAAGCGACATAAATATTTATAATATAACGGAATTATTATTTTTTATTTTTACTTTTTTAATAACGATAAAAACTCTTCTTCCTTTAATATTATTAAAAAATATAAATGAACTTCAAAGAGGAGCATATATATTTATTCTTATCTCTCTTGGTTTTTCTAATTTAAATTATATTATTCTTTCTGCAAATAAAATTATAGATAACGATATTATGCATTATATTTCTTTATATTTAATAGAATATAAGGGAAAAGTTTCTTCAATATCTTTTATAATAATTATGATAGGCTATATTATAATTTTTGCAAAAAGAATGATTAAAAAAAATATATACAAATATTTTATTTTTATTTTAGTTTTTACAATCGTATTTATATTGAAATCGAAATATAGCTATCATTTAATAATAATTTCTTTTTACAACGCTCTTGGAATCGGGCTTTCTTTTCCTTTCATTTTATATGTTGGCATAATATTTATGTTTCTTATTATTCTATTTGGTTATTTAACGGATTCTATTATTTCAAAAAAATATTCCGCAGAATTTTTAGTTTTCACTTTATTTATACTTGCAGGCTTGGATATGAGCGGTTTTACTTTAAGATTAATGTCAATATTTTCAATAATAGAAATGTCGGAAATGGTTGAATTAATTGAGATTAAAGATAAAGAATTATAA
- a CDS encoding KpsF/GutQ family sugar-phosphate isomerase → MNIIERGKFTLLLESENLKSLSENLDCNFENAVNELFKIKGRVITSGVGKSGHIARKAAATFASTGTPSFFVDPNECLHGDFGMITKNDYLILYSKGGESREIIELVNWLCRQNISYIAITNEKDSTLSKNAKITLLTHVKEEACPLKLAPTVSTTASLGISDALATALMELRGFKAEDFAIFHPGGSLGRQLARVKSIMHKDNLPIINLSTTLYDALFKIIECKLGIAIITDDNNILSGIIVDGDLKRLLIKNKSAENILSKSVADIMNKNPKVIYEDTLIGEALHIMEGKITNLVVVEDTDKGKIPIGIVHIHDILKIKAF, encoded by the coding sequence ATGAATATAATAGAGAGAGGAAAATTTACTCTACTTCTTGAAAGCGAAAATCTTAAAAGTTTATCCGAAAATTTGGATTGCAATTTTGAAAATGCGGTTAATGAATTATTTAAGATTAAAGGCAGAGTTATAACTTCGGGAGTTGGCAAAAGCGGACATATTGCAAGAAAGGCGGCTGCAACTTTCGCATCAACGGGAACGCCAAGTTTTTTTGTCGACCCTAACGAATGTTTGCATGGCGATTTCGGAATGATAACTAAAAATGATTATTTAATATTATATTCAAAAGGCGGAGAATCGAGAGAGATAATAGAATTAGTAAATTGGTTATGCAGACAAAATATTTCTTATATAGCGATTACCAATGAAAAAGATTCTACTTTATCGAAAAACGCTAAAATAACTTTGCTTACTCATGTAAAAGAAGAAGCATGTCCTCTTAAATTAGCTCCAACGGTAAGCACTACGGCGTCTTTAGGAATATCGGACGCTTTGGCTACGGCATTAATGGAATTAAGAGGATTTAAAGCCGAAGACTTTGCAATATTTCATCCTGGCGGAAGTTTGGGCAGACAACTTGCAAGAGTTAAATCTATAATGCATAAAGATAATTTGCCTATAATCAATTTATCAACCACTTTATATGACGCTTTATTTAAAATAATAGAATGCAAATTAGGAATAGCTATAATAACGGACGATAATAATATTTTAAGCGGAATAATAGTGGATGGAGATTTGAAAAGGCTTTTAATAAAAAATAAATCGGCGGAAAATATTTTATCAAAAAGCGTAGCCGATATAATGAATAAAAATCCTAAAGTTATATACGAAGACACTTTAATAGGAGAGGCTTTGCATATAATGGAAGGCAAAATAACTAATCTTGTAGTAGTTGAAGATACGGATAAAGGCAAAATTCCAATCGGAATAGTTCATATACATGATATATTGAAAATAAAAGCTTTTTAA
- a CDS encoding HD-GYP domain-containing protein, protein MENFAKLKTQDIKSQAERKDIYLDNDFIAISKYIKITDEDINRLKKWDINEVFIKDLENEDATHNSVQDFEKFLREYKVFKNIYLNIIKQTKNNLGNFRHNNLVNMKELNEIIDGLLDIMNRNLNSFIELLSIFNFNKEDFYYVRSLNVSIISLIIGKQMKLSDGILKKLGLGAILYDIGLVKVPEKILNKQYKHSPEEYAEIKKHTVYGYKLMKSNFRFEEEVAVISLEHHEYFNGKGYPRGISGNEIHLYAKIVAVAHEAEKVMKNRRIAIDEKSLNFNKNNNNVEKKLLFDAVRHIIHGAKIKYDPTISKVFVAIFSVYPIGSVVILNDNRKGLVFATNTNFPIRPIIKIVSDNSGNIIENGEVVNLVENNQIFINGIDRDDKFLEEVDKKILNKD, encoded by the coding sequence ATGGAAAATTTTGCTAAATTAAAAACGCAGGATATTAAATCCCAAGCCGAAAGGAAAGACATATATTTGGATAACGATTTTATAGCTATAAGCAAATATATTAAAATAACGGACGAAGATATAAACAGATTAAAAAAATGGGATATAAACGAAGTTTTTATTAAAGATTTGGAAAACGAAGACGCCACTCATAACTCCGTTCAAGATTTTGAAAAATTTTTAAGAGAATATAAAGTATTTAAAAATATTTATTTGAATATAATAAAACAAACAAAAAATAATTTGGGAAATTTTAGACATAATAATCTTGTAAATATGAAAGAGCTTAACGAGATTATAGACGGACTTTTAGATATAATGAATAGAAATTTAAATAGTTTTATAGAACTTTTAAGCATATTTAATTTTAATAAAGAAGATTTTTATTATGTTCGTTCTTTAAATGTCTCAATAATATCTTTAATTATAGGCAAGCAAATGAAATTATCCGATGGAATATTAAAGAAACTTGGACTTGGAGCGATTTTATATGATATAGGTTTGGTTAAAGTTCCTGAAAAAATATTAAATAAACAATATAAACATAGTCCCGAAGAATATGCCGAAATTAAAAAACACACCGTTTACGGTTATAAATTAATGAAAAGCAATTTTAGATTTGAAGAAGAGGTTGCCGTAATTTCTTTGGAACATCATGAATATTTTAACGGCAAAGGTTATCCAAGAGGAATATCGGGAAATGAAATACATTTATACGCTAAAATTGTAGCGGTTGCTCATGAAGCGGAAAAGGTAATGAAAAATAGAAGAATAGCTATAGACGAAAAAAGTTTAAATTTTAATAAAAATAATAATAATGTAGAAAAGAAATTATTATTTGACGCGGTTAGGCATATAATACATGGAGCGAAAATTAAATACGACCCTACAATTTCTAAAGTTTTTGTAGCTATATTTAGCGTTTATCCTATAGGTTCTGTCGTTATTTTAAATGACAATAGAAAGGGGTTAGTTTTTGCCACGAATACTAATTTTCCTATAAGACCTATTATAAAAATAGTTTCTGATAATAGCGGAAATATTATAGAAAATGGAGAGGTTGTGAATTTGGTTGAGAATAATCAAATATTTATAAACGGAATAGATAGAGACGATAAATTTTTGGAGGAGGTAGACAAAAAAATATTAAATAAAGATTAA
- a CDS encoding short-chain fatty acid transporter, producing the protein MSNVKKKRGFIESLANASTMVMQKFLPDAYIFAVILTIIVFIASLIATKQNFISIVGHWGKGVWSLLAFSMQMVLVLVTGHVLALSPPFKKLLDHLSNIPKTPAQGIALVSIISYTACILNWGFGLIIGAIYAKEIAKKVKAIDYRLLIASAYSGFVLWHAGFSGSVPLVIAGGDLSATGGSLTEAVPVSHTLFSSYNIFIVVGMWILLPIINVLMHPKNEEDVFVIDPKLIEDLKVDDVSKDDPNKLQPKSGLYFSAVSKEEFEKMTPAEKLENSCFVNYILAILGFSYIVYYFVNSAKQGKFDLNLNIVNLIFLMFGVLFHRTPRSLIDAFSEAAKGAAGIILQFPLYAGIMGMMTGASAEGVSLASVISNFFVNISTVKTFPLFTFLSAGIVNLFVPSGGGQWVVQGPIMMPAGLEIGVDPAKTAMCIAYGDSWTNMIQPFWALPALGLAKLGARDIMGYTLIVLIVSGLVIAAGVLFL; encoded by the coding sequence ATGAGTAATGTGAAAAAGAAAAGAGGCTTTATTGAAAGTTTGGCTAATGCCTCTACAATGGTGATGCAAAAATTCCTACCTGACGCTTACATTTTTGCCGTTATTCTAACAATTATAGTATTTATCGCTTCTTTAATTGCTACAAAACAAAATTTTATATCTATTGTTGGGCATTGGGGAAAAGGCGTATGGAGTTTGCTTGCATTCAGTATGCAAATGGTTTTAGTATTGGTAACGGGGCATGTTCTTGCATTATCGCCTCCATTCAAAAAACTTCTAGACCATTTATCAAATATTCCAAAAACTCCCGCTCAAGGCATAGCTTTGGTAAGTATAATTTCATATACGGCTTGTATATTGAATTGGGGTTTTGGTTTAATAATTGGCGCAATTTACGCGAAAGAAATAGCTAAAAAAGTTAAGGCAATAGATTATAGACTTTTAATTGCTTCGGCATATTCTGGATTCGTTTTATGGCATGCTGGATTTTCTGGTTCAGTTCCTTTGGTAATAGCTGGCGGCGATTTATCTGCAACAGGAGGTTCATTGACTGAAGCCGTTCCTGTAAGTCATACTCTATTCTCAAGTTATAATATTTTCATAGTAGTTGGAATGTGGATTTTGCTTCCAATTATTAATGTTTTGATGCATCCTAAAAATGAGGAAGATGTATTTGTTATCGACCCAAAATTGATAGAAGATTTAAAAGTTGACGATGTATCTAAAGACGACCCTAATAAATTGCAACCTAAAAGCGGACTTTATTTTTCAGCGGTTTCAAAAGAAGAGTTTGAAAAAATGACTCCTGCAGAAAAATTGGAAAATAGTTGTTTTGTAAACTATATTCTTGCAATATTAGGATTTTCATATATAGTTTATTATTTTGTTAATTCGGCTAAACAAGGCAAATTTGATTTGAATTTAAATATTGTAAATTTAATATTCTTAATGTTTGGGGTTTTATTTCATAGAACGCCAAGAAGTTTAATAGACGCTTTCAGTGAAGCCGCTAAAGGAGCCGCTGGAATAATATTACAATTCCCATTATATGCGGGTATTATGGGAATGATGACGGGAGCTTCTGCAGAAGGCGTTTCTTTGGCAAGCGTAATAAGTAATTTCTTTGTAAATATATCAACTGTTAAAACTTTCCCACTATTCACATTCTTAAGCGCGGGAATAGTTAACTTATTCGTTCCATCAGGAGGAGGACAATGGGTTGTTCAAGGACCTATAATGATGCCTGCAGGATTAGAGATTGGAGTTGACCCTGCAAAAACTGCAATGTGTATAGCTTACGGCGACAGTTGGACAAATATGATTCAGCCGTTTTGGGCTTTGCCTGCGCTCGGCTTGGCTAAACTTGGAGCAAGAGATATTATGGGTTATACTTTAATAGTTCTTATTGTTAGCGGATTAGTCATAGCGGCTGGGGTATTATTCTTATAA
- a CDS encoding ribonuclease HII — protein MIKIDNDKLAYEREYLKLGYKYICGIDEVGRGCLFGPVTAAAVIMPLSLKDNKDIINGIEDSKKLTAKKREELSKKIIEKSISYSIYSISEKIIDEINILNATKSAMINAVKNLKIKPDILFIDALKIDIDIKQISIIKGDLKSYSIGCASILAKVCRDEIMNNLPEEYQKYKISKNKGYGTKEHLEAIKKYGPSDMHRFSFEPIKSYNHKDKKNDNNKDSFIL, from the coding sequence ATGATTAAAATCGATAATGACAAATTAGCCTACGAAAGAGAATATTTAAAGTTAGGCTATAAATATATTTGCGGTATAGACGAAGTCGGACGAGGATGCTTATTTGGTCCCGTTACAGCCGCTGCGGTAATAATGCCTTTAAGTTTAAAAGACAATAAAGATATAATAAACGGAATAGAAGATTCAAAAAAACTTACGGCTAAAAAAAGAGAAGAACTTTCTAAAAAAATAATTGAAAAATCTATTTCCTATTCAATTTATTCTATTTCAGAAAAAATAATAGACGAAATTAATATTTTAAATGCCACAAAATCGGCTATGATTAACGCTGTAAAAAATTTGAAAATAAAGCCCGATATACTTTTTATAGACGCTTTGAAAATCGATATTGATATAAAACAAATTTCAATAATAAAAGGCGATTTAAAATCTTATTCTATTGGTTGCGCGAGCATATTGGCTAAAGTTTGCAGAGACGAAATAATGAATAATTTGCCCGAAGAATATCAAAAATATAAAATTTCTAAAAATAAAGGTTATGGAACAAAAGAACATCTTGAAGCTATTAAAAAATATGGTCCAAGCGATATGCATAGATTCTCTTTCGAGCCTATAAAATCTTATAATCATAAAGATAAAAAAAACGATAATAATAAAGATTCTTTTATTTTATAA
- a CDS encoding DNA adenine methylase, translating to MNLVKSPLRYPGGKSRAIKFLCQYFPNDFKIYKEPFFGGGSVGIYIAQIMNNIQIDVNDLNYELYCFWQSLKIHPNKLIEGIIELKNRFKNGKDLYNFILYRRESNLSILERGIDFFILNRITFSGIVDSGGFSQKAYESRFTTSSIDRLKNTHKIIKNFNFSCDNFFNAIDNNFENQKDIFIFLDPPYYSSVKSKLYGKKGILHLNFNHENLRDYLYKTKSKFLLTYDNCEYIKELYKDFYILEWDLQYGMNNYKRGKADIGKELLISNYELKLNNSIYKQKIKELSAL from the coding sequence ATGAATTTAGTTAAATCGCCTTTGCGTTATCCAGGCGGAAAAAGTAGAGCGATAAAATTTTTATGCCAATATTTTCCGAATGATTTTAAGATATATAAAGAGCCATTTTTTGGAGGCGGTTCTGTCGGTATTTATATAGCTCAAATTATGAATAATATACAAATAGATGTAAACGATTTAAATTACGAATTATATTGTTTTTGGCAGAGTTTAAAAATTCATCCTAATAAATTAATTGAAGGAATTATAGAATTAAAAAATAGATTTAAAAACGGTAAAGATTTGTATAATTTTATTTTATATAGAAGAGAATCTAATCTTTCTATACTTGAGAGAGGAATTGATTTTTTTATTCTTAATAGAATTACTTTTTCGGGTATTGTAGATAGCGGAGGATTTTCTCAAAAAGCTTACGAATCAAGATTTACAACAAGTTCTATTGATAGATTAAAAAACACTCATAAAATAATTAAGAATTTTAATTTTTCATGCGATAATTTTTTTAATGCGATAGATAACAATTTTGAAAATCAAAAAGACATTTTTATTTTTTTAGACCCGCCTTATTATAGTTCTGTAAAATCTAAATTATATGGCAAAAAAGGAATTTTGCATTTAAATTTTAATCATGAAAATTTGAGAGATTATTTATATAAAACAAAATCAAAATTTTTGCTTACTTATGATAATTGCGAATATATAAAAGAACTTTATAAAGATTTTTATATTCTCGAGTGGGATTTGCAATATGGAATGAATAATTATAAACGAGGAAAAGCCGATATTGGAAAGGAATTATTGATTAGTAATTATGAATTAAAACTTAATAATTCTATTTATAAACAAAAAATTAAAGAATTGTCCGCTTTATAA
- a CDS encoding helicase-related protein: MILVDNSEESKSLLKYFEKQFYNIDNENDIHNIKEICILTAYCYYEVFSYIIKNENARNIFLNAKVKILIGMNIDNKTRRLYFNDNKDNDKAISDFKEFTLTENKEYSSIIELFKYKCENKTLEIRKTAEYMHAKLYLFKYNEEAERNAFLIGSSNFTHRGIKDRKELNIYCKDGFNELYNYFEEEWNKAHEILNNKNEEEFFRNIIKPTKEDKKDKDDFGLPYKIFLKVIYEYFEFINREELLCSPADYGYRDYKYQIEAIKSGINGIMLYNGVLISDVVGLGKSIIASAIAKNLLLKEKVEEIIIICPPKIIDSWENYNIEFQIKAKVFSIGLLDKALEHVRNHRKNRLIIIDEAHRFVNNKTYSYDMITNICFGNKVIAITATPMHNTTSDIFSIIDIFDRKLTKNKNIEEAKIKILKEERELKSKYKKSENSKEENIKKSKEIAKEIMSLIHTIIIRRTRNDLLESSEYRKDLEKQKTEFNDVEEPKLHNYELGDLSKLYYDTLEKISPYNEDNEDNKDNSNIFKGVRYKPLIYLKKETIEDKRKSAEIVKAVYGEDANFDFADLSSNNIAKFMRHLLVRRFESSIFAFKKSVDNMIAKYENIKMWISKNRYTIYKRGDVNYEDYDDDNDIMIKDNSKKYEGLYIIENVKEVLSKEFFIDFENDLKILKEIKKDWENIGIEKDKKFFKLKEELKKFKKENDKRKIIIFSEFKDTVDYLYESICQDEELNYLLKPLKSVADSKNRETVKANFDASLEERKQESEYFLLISTDTLSEGVNLHRAGIIINYDIPYNPTRVIQRVGRINRIGKKLFDKIYIHNFIPRLEAQKDIKNWQISNFKLTLINSIFGNDTKILQKDDEINSLFSLKREAGIISDLENDISWDIEYREIYNKLNQDNNLLEEIKNMKDNIFIRRENDFNGLVEIRKGENGIFGGLLKNSVMDYNMANIFKILKAQENEKSFKPSDKAESLIADFERRKNIKKINYKPDALLKLERYKEIMGLEISLNDREYIEKIIKGIEYNIFTEKQIKNIEKAFKNNNGIEILKEIKKIIDYSSLNYINYIESDYLKDSILVVREEFFK, from the coding sequence ATGATATTAGTCGATAATTCGGAAGAATCAAAAAGTTTGCTAAAATATTTTGAAAAACAGTTTTATAATATTGATAATGAAAACGATATTCATAATATAAAAGAAATTTGCATATTAACCGCTTATTGTTATTATGAAGTATTTTCGTATATAATTAAAAATGAAAATGCAAGAAATATATTTTTAAATGCGAAAGTAAAAATACTTATCGGAATGAATATAGATAACAAAACAAGAAGATTATATTTTAATGATAATAAAGATAACGATAAAGCTATAAGCGATTTTAAAGAATTTACTTTAACTGAAAATAAAGAATATTCTTCAATAATAGAATTATTTAAATATAAATGCGAAAATAAAACTCTTGAAATTAGAAAAACGGCGGAATATATGCATGCTAAATTATATTTATTTAAATACAACGAAGAAGCGGAAAGAAACGCTTTTTTAATAGGCTCAAGTAATTTTACGCATCGCGGAATTAAAGACAGAAAAGAACTTAATATATATTGTAAAGACGGTTTTAACGAACTTTATAATTATTTTGAAGAAGAATGGAATAAAGCTCATGAAATTCTAAATAATAAAAATGAAGAAGAATTCTTTAGAAATATTATTAAACCGACTAAAGAAGATAAAAAAGATAAAGACGATTTCGGTTTGCCTTATAAAATATTTCTTAAAGTTATATACGAATATTTTGAATTTATTAATAGAGAAGAATTATTATGTTCGCCTGCAGATTATGGTTATAGAGATTATAAATATCAAATTGAAGCTATAAAAAGCGGAATAAACGGAATTATGTTATATAACGGAGTTCTAATTTCCGATGTAGTAGGTTTGGGAAAAAGTATAATCGCTTCTGCAATAGCGAAAAATCTTTTATTAAAAGAAAAAGTAGAAGAGATAATTATTATTTGTCCGCCTAAAATAATAGATTCTTGGGAAAATTATAATATCGAATTTCAAATTAAAGCTAAAGTTTTTAGTATCGGGCTTTTAGATAAAGCTTTAGAACATGTAAGAAATCATAGAAAAAATAGATTAATTATAATAGACGAAGCTCATAGATTTGTAAATAATAAAACTTATTCTTATGATATGATAACTAATATATGTTTTGGTAATAAAGTTATAGCAATTACGGCGACTCCTATGCATAATACGACTTCCGATATATTTTCAATAATTGATATTTTCGATAGAAAGCTTACTAAAAATAAAAATATTGAAGAGGCAAAAATTAAAATATTAAAAGAAGAGAGAGAATTAAAATCGAAATATAAAAAATCTGAAAACTCAAAAGAAGAGAATATTAAAAAAAGTAAAGAGATAGCAAAAGAAATAATGAGTTTAATACATACTATTATAATAAGAAGAACGAGAAACGATTTGCTTGAATCTTCGGAATATAGAAAAGATTTAGAAAAACAGAAAACGGAATTTAACGATGTGGAAGAGCCGAAACTTCATAATTATGAGCTTGGAGATTTATCAAAATTATATTACGACACTTTAGAAAAAATAAGTCCTTATAACGAAGATAACGAAGACAATAAAGATAATTCTAATATTTTTAAGGGCGTTAGATATAAGCCTTTAATTTATTTGAAAAAAGAAACGATAGAAGATAAAAGGAAAAGCGCGGAAATTGTTAAAGCGGTTTACGGAGAGGATGCGAATTTTGATTTTGCCGATTTGTCTTCAAATAATATTGCAAAGTTTATGAGGCATTTACTTGTTAGGAGATTTGAAAGTTCTATTTTTGCATTTAAAAAAAGCGTAGACAATATGATTGCAAAATACGAAAACATAAAAATGTGGATTAGTAAAAATCGCTATACTATTTATAAAAGAGGCGATGTAAATTACGAAGATTATGACGATGATAACGATATAATGATAAAAGATAATTCTAAAAAATACGAAGGACTTTATATAATAGAAAATGTTAAAGAAGTTTTAAGCAAGGAATTTTTTATTGATTTTGAAAACGATTTAAAAATACTTAAAGAGATTAAAAAAGATTGGGAAAATATAGGAATTGAAAAAGATAAAAAGTTTTTCAAATTAAAAGAAGAATTAAAAAAATTCAAAAAAGAAAACGACAAAAGAAAAATAATTATATTCAGCGAGTTTAAAGATACTGTCGATTATTTATATGAATCGATTTGCCAAGACGAAGAATTAAATTATTTACTCAAACCTTTAAAATCGGTTGCAGATTCAAAAAATAGAGAAACTGTTAAAGCGAATTTTGACGCATCGCTTGAAGAGAGAAAACAAGAGAGCGAATATTTTTTACTTATATCTACGGATACGCTTTCGGAAGGAGTTAATTTGCATAGAGCGGGAATAATTATAAATTATGATATTCCTTATAATCCAACGAGAGTTATTCAGAGAGTTGGAAGAATAAATAGAATTGGAAAAAAACTTTTTGATAAAATTTATATTCACAATTTTATTCCGAGATTAGAAGCTCAAAAAGATATTAAAAATTGGCAGATTTCTAATTTCAAACTTACTTTAATTAATTCTATTTTTGGAAACGACACCAAAATACTTCAAAAAGACGATGAAATTAATTCTTTGTTTTCTTTGAAAAGAGAAGCGGGAATTATTTCGGATTTAGAAAACGATATAAGTTGGGATATTGAATATAGAGAGATTTACAATAAATTAAATCAAGATAATAATCTTTTGGAAGAAATTAAAAATATGAAGGATAATATTTTTATAAGAAGAGAAAACGATTTTAACGGACTTGTTGAAATAAGAAAAGGAGAAAACGGAATATTTGGAGGATTATTAAAAAATTCTGTTATGGATTATAATATGGCAAATATATTTAAGATTTTGAAAGCGCAAGAAAATGAAAAATCTTTTAAGCCGAGCGATAAAGCGGAAAGTTTAATTGCCGATTTTGAGAGAAGAAAAAATATTAAAAAGATTAATTATAAACCTGACGCTTTACTTAAACTTGAAAGATATAAAGAAATTATGGGGCTTGAAATTTCTTTAAATGATAGAGAATATATTGAAAAAATTATTAAGGGAATTGAATATAATATTTTTACTGAAAAACAAATTAAGAATATTGAAAAAGCTTTTAAGAATAATAATGGAATTGAGATACTTAAAGAGATTAAAAAGATAATAGATTATAGTTCGCTTAATTATATTAATTATATTGAAAGCGATTATTTGAAAGATTCTATTTTGGTAGTAAGGGAAGAGTTTTTTAAATAA
- a CDS encoding 3-oxoacid CoA-transferase subunit B, translated as MAELSKEQIVEIIAKRVAKELKDGDLVNLGIGIPTKVANYLPDGVEVLLQSENGMVGMGPTPEKGKESANITNAGGAFVTLLDGGVYFDSFTSFTIIRGGHVDATVLGALQVDQEGNLANWMVPGKLVPGMGGAMDLVVGAKLVIVAMEHTAKGDKKILKKCNLPLTAKNQVNMIVTEKGVMKVTDKGLELTEIFSTSSIEDIKANTEADLIINNPKQVDVNTL; from the coding sequence ATGGCAGAATTATCAAAAGAACAAATAGTTGAGATTATAGCAAAAAGAGTCGCTAAAGAATTAAAAGACGGCGATTTGGTTAATCTTGGAATAGGAATTCCTACTAAAGTTGCAAACTATTTGCCTGACGGAGTGGAAGTTTTATTGCAATCCGAGAACGGCATGGTTGGAATGGGACCTACTCCCGAAAAAGGAAAAGAAAGCGCTAATATTACTAATGCTGGCGGAGCTTTTGTAACTTTATTAGATGGCGGAGTTTATTTCGATAGTTTCACTTCTTTTACAATCATAAGAGGAGGACATGTTGATGCTACTGTTTTGGGAGCTTTGCAAGTTGACCAAGAGGGAAATTTGGCAAATTGGATGGTTCCAGGCAAATTGGTTCCAGGAATGGGCGGAGCTATGGACTTGGTTGTCGGAGCAAAATTGGTTATTGTCGCTATGGAACATACCGCTAAAGGCGATAAAAAGATATTGAAAAAATGCAATCTTCCTCTCACCGCTAAAAATCAAGTTAATATGATAGTAACGGAAAAAGGAGTAATGAAAGTAACCGATAAGGGATTAGAACTTACGGAAATATTTTCAACTTCAAGCATAGAGGATATAAAGGCAAATACCGAAGCGGATTTAATAATTAATAATCCTAAACAGGTAGATGTTAATACTTTATAA
- a CDS encoding EscU/YscU/HrcU family type III secretion system export apparatus switch protein gives MNKDIENAIALLYEREIHNAPIVISKGEKLLAKKIVELAKKYNVPVVSDEDTAKSLMKLDIGEEIPYSLYEAVSIILRYIYKLKAEL, from the coding sequence ATGAATAAAGATATTGAAAACGCTATAGCTTTATTATATGAAAGGGAAATTCATAACGCTCCTATAGTTATATCGAAAGGAGAAAAATTGCTTGCTAAAAAAATAGTCGAGCTTGCAAAGAAATATAATGTTCCCGTAGTTTCAGACGAAGATACGGCAAAAAGTTTAATGAAATTAGATATAGGAGAAGAAATTCCTTATTCGCTTTATGAAGCTGTTAGTATAATATTAAGATATATATACAAATTAAAGGCAGAGTTATAA